The Faecalibacterium sp. I3-3-89 sequence CCGGCCTCCTGCTGGTTGCAGACGAAGCAGTCGATCTGCTGCAGATAGTCGCGGCGCTCCATGGCGATGCTCATGTTGGAGACGGCGGCAAAGACCTTCTTTTTGTACTTCTTGGCGTAGTGGAGCACCTGCTTGACGGTCTCTTTCTCGAGGTCCAGCTCGATGGCGATGCTGTCGCAGTCCCGGAAGATCTCGTCGCCCTTCTCTTCCAGCAGGGTGGTCAGAGGGGTGGTGTCGGGCCGCTTGGAGATGGCCGCGTGGACGTCGCCGTCGTTGTCGAAGATGGCCAGCCATGTGCCCATGCCGTCGGGGACTTTCTGGATGTATCGGGTGTTGACCTTGTGGTTGTCCAGCTTGTCGATGACGTCCTGCCCCATGCCGCTGTCATCCACAAGGCTCACGAAGGTGGGGCGCAGCTCCACGTTGGCAATGTCCTCCGCCACGTTCCGGCTCACGCCGCCGTGCACCTGCTCCATCCGCCCGGCGTTCCGTCCGCCGGGGATGTAGGTGGAGAGAGGATAGCCCTTGATGTCCACAAAAACTGCGCCGATGACTACGATTCCCATAGTTTTGATTCCTTTCCGAAGTAAACGCTCTTTGGGTCTTTCTTTGGGTCTTATTATACTGTATTTTACAGGGAGAATCCATCTTTTTACCATTTCTTTGTCCGAAAAGCAGAAAATCGACCGCCCCGGCGGGATTCGAGCCAAAAAGCTGTTGACAAAACCGCCGCCCTTTGCTACAATAAACAAGTAAACGCAGGGTTAGCTCATCCGGTAGAGCGACTGCTTCCCAAGCAGTAGGCGGCGGGTTCGAGTCCCGTATCCTGCTCCACAAAAAGAGCGCTGATTCGTCAAGAATTGGCGCTCTTATCATTTCGGCGAAAGAAAACGGAGAGGGACGCCATGATCTTTGTACCCCTTTTGCACTATTTCAAGTGCAAGAACCAATACAGCGGCAACGAGGACGGGATGCGCTACCTGCTCTCGCCCGGCAAGCGCAGCGTGCCCGACCCGGACGGCGGCGAGGGCGCGCAGAAGGAGGAGGCCGTCCTCACGGTGGACATCTGGCCCGACCCGTGGGCGCTGGACCGCACCGACCCGGCCCTGCGGCGGCAGAAGGTCTTTCCCCTGACGGAGGAGGGCAGGGCGGAGGCGGCGGAGTACCTGTCCGCCACCTACAGCGCCGACACTGCGTACTGGAAGCAGCGGCCCTCCATTCTGGACTCGGAGCCGTGGTCGCCGCCGAAGGATGAGGAAGCAGAAAGCGAAGGAGACAAATGATCTACCGCATCAAGGAACTCAAGGGCGACACCATCCCGGTGCCGCAGCTCATCTTTTCCAAACTGGGCATCGCCGAGGAGTATAACGTCCGGGTGGCGCTGTATGTGCTGGCTACCGGCATCACCGACCCGGACAAGCTCTGCGCAGACCTGAAGCTGCGCAGCCGCATCTCTGCCGAGAGCGCCCTCTCTTTCTGGGCCGGCGCGGGGCTGCTGGAGCGCTACGACGAGAACGCCGCCCCGGGCGCAGAGCCTTCGGCCCCCGCCCCCATGACGTGGGCGGAGATCGCCGCCGCAAGCCGCACCGACCCCATGATCTCCAGCCTCATCGACTGCGCCCAGACGGGCTTTGCCCGCCCGCTGACCCACAGCGAAATGGAAAAGCTGGTCAACCTCTATGTGCAGGAGGGCTATGCCCCCGAGACGGTCATGCTCTGCGTGGCCTATGTGGCCAGCCGGGGCAAGCGGACCATGGCCGCCGTCCTCCACGAGCTGAAGGTCTGGCGGGCCGAGGGAGTGGAGACCGGCGAACAGGCCGACGCCCACCTCAAGCTGCTGGCCCTCCGCCAGACCCGGGAGCAGTACGTCGCCTCTCTGCTGGGCATCCCGGACAGCGAGCTTACCCTCGGCGGGCGGAAGGCCATCGCCCGGTGGTATGAGGTGTACGGCTACGATGACGCCATGGTGCAGGAGGCAGCGGTGCAGGCCGGGCCGAAGCGGGACCTGTGGTACTGGAACAGCATCCTCAAGACATGGAACGCCAAGGGCCTGCGGAACATCCACGATGTGCGCAGCCCGGTGGCGTCCATCGGCGCCAGCCGGAACATCCGGGTGGACCGCGAAGCCCCCAGCGGCAACGACTTCCTCAAGAACGCCGCCCGCCGCCGCTCCCTCAAGAAAAAGCCCGAGTGACACCCGGCATAAGGAGACACTATGCGTACCAAGAACGAACTGTATCAGGAGGCTCTGCGCACCGTCGCCCGGCGGCGTCAGACGGCCCGGGCGCGGGCAGAGGATGCCCGTGCAGAGGCCGAAGCGGCCCTGCCCGGGCTGCGCCACGCCGAGGAAGAGGTGCGGGTGCGGGGCATCCGCTGCGCACTGGCCGGTGCGGCGGGCAGGGACCGCACCGAGGCCGCCGCCGCCCTTGCGGACGCCCGCAGGAAGCTCTCGGAGCTGCTGGCGTCCAGCGGCCGCCCGGCTGACGCGCTGGAACCTCGCTTCACCTGCAAGCTCTGCGAGGATACCGGCGTGGTGAAGGGGCGCACCTGTGAGTGCGTCCACAAGGTGATGCAGCAGCTCCGCCGGGAGGAGATCGAGGCCCTGTCCAGCCTCTCCATTTCCAGCTTCGATACCATGGAGCTGCGCTATTACCCCGACGAGAAGGACGCCGATGTCGGCGAGTCGGCGCGCAGGTACATGGCCGGACAGCTGGCCGAGCTGAAGGGCTACGCCGACGAGTTTGACCGCACCAGCCCCAGTCTGGTGCTTCTGGGCAACGCCGGTCTGGGCAAGACCCACGCCGCGCTGGCCATCGCCGGAGAGGTGCTGGAAAAGGGCTTCGACGTCATCTATGTGTCCAGCCCCGATTTCTTCTCGAAGCTGGAAGCCCTGCACTTCGGGCAAGATCCCGCCGGGGAAGAGGAGACGCTCCTGCGCACCGCTGCCGGGGCAGACCTGCTCATCCTCGACGACCTCGGCTCGGAGTTCAACTCCAGCTTCCTCATCAGCACCCTCTACAGCCTGCTGAACAACCGTCTGGGCGCAAAGCTGCCCACCATCGTCACCACCAACATCACCGACAGCACGCTGCTGGAACGGCTCTATACCGAGAAGATCTCCAGCCGCCTCGCTTCCTTCCTGCCCTGCCTCTTTGTCGGAAAGGACATCCGGGCACAGAAGGCGGCGGAATCCTGAACCACAGATCCGGAACACACCGGAGAAGCAGCTGAGCTTTTGTCAGCTGCTTCTTTTTTTGTGCAGGCCGCTCCTGTGCTTTGCCCAT is a genomic window containing:
- a CDS encoding carbohydrate kinase family protein; its protein translation is MGIVVIGAVFVDIKGYPLSTYIPGGRNAGRMEQVHGGVSRNVAEDIANVELRPTFVSLVDDSGMGQDVIDKLDNHKVNTRYIQKVPDGMGTWLAIFDNDGDVHAAISKRPDTTPLTTLLEEKGDEIFRDCDSIAIELDLEKETVKQVLHYAKKYKKKVFAAVSNMSIAMERRDYLQQIDCFVCNQQEAGLLFSDDYGHLSPTQMAQVLARNVHSANMTSMVVTMGGLGAVYAQHDGACGVVPAKKVDVIDTTGAGDAFFAGTVIGLTYGKNLAQSCEIGSRLAASVICITENVCPRFRPLEFGLDVPVVD
- a CDS encoding DnaD domain-containing protein codes for the protein MIYRIKELKGDTIPVPQLIFSKLGIAEEYNVRVALYVLATGITDPDKLCADLKLRSRISAESALSFWAGAGLLERYDENAAPGAEPSAPAPMTWAEIAAASRTDPMISSLIDCAQTGFARPLTHSEMEKLVNLYVQEGYAPETVMLCVAYVASRGKRTMAAVLHELKVWRAEGVETGEQADAHLKLLALRQTREQYVASLLGIPDSELTLGGRKAIARWYEVYGYDDAMVQEAAVQAGPKRDLWYWNSILKTWNAKGLRNIHDVRSPVASIGASRNIRVDREAPSGNDFLKNAARRRSLKKKPE
- a CDS encoding ATP-binding protein; its protein translation is MRTKNELYQEALRTVARRRQTARARAEDARAEAEAALPGLRHAEEEVRVRGIRCALAGAAGRDRTEAAAALADARRKLSELLASSGRPADALEPRFTCKLCEDTGVVKGRTCECVHKVMQQLRREEIEALSSLSISSFDTMELRYYPDEKDADVGESARRYMAGQLAELKGYADEFDRTSPSLVLLGNAGLGKTHAALAIAGEVLEKGFDVIYVSSPDFFSKLEALHFGQDPAGEEETLLRTAAGADLLILDDLGSEFNSSFLISTLYSLLNNRLGAKLPTIVTTNITDSTLLERLYTEKISSRLASFLPCLFVGKDIRAQKAAES